A section of the Cydia splendana chromosome 1, ilCydSple1.2, whole genome shotgun sequence genome encodes:
- the LOC134795569 gene encoding protein mothers against dpp, whose translation MDTDDGESSSSGPMSSLNSLFSFTSPAVKKLLGWKQGDEEEKWAEKAVDSLVKKLKKRKGAIEELERALSCPGTPSKCVTIPRSLDGRLQVSHRKGLPHVIYCRVWRWPDLQSHHELKPLEICQYPFSAKQKEVCINPYHYKRVESPVLPPVLVPRHSEFPPGHSHMPFQRTAEPAMPHNVSYSGSGFPPSASSELPDTPPPAYSPPSDDMEPPGEVAPVSYQEPVYWASVAYYELNCRVGEVFHCNSHAVVVDGFTDPSNNSDRFCLGQLSNVNRNSTIENTRRHIGKGVHLYYVGGEVYAECLSDAAIFVQSRNCNHHHGFHASTVCKIPPGCSLKIFNNREFAQLLSQSVNHGFEAVYELTKMCTIRMSFVKGWGAEYHRQDVTSTPCWIEIHLHGPLQWLDKVLTQMGSPHNAISSVS comes from the exons ATGGACACCGACGATGGGGAATCCTCGAGCAGCGGGCCGATGTCCAGCTTAAATAGCCTGTTTTCTTTCACAAGTCCTGCCGTCAAGAAACTTCTGGGCTGGAAACAG gGCGACGAGGAAGAAAAATGGGCGGAGAAGGCCGTAGACAGCCTCGTGAAGAAGCTGAAGAAGAGGAAAGGAGCTATAGAAGAATTAGAGCGAGCACTTTCATGCCCCGGAACTCCATCTAAGTGCGTCACCATACCACGCTCACTCGACGGCCGGTTACAG GTTTCCCACCGCAAAGGGCTGCCACACGTGATTTACTGCCGCGTGTGGCGCTGGCCCGACCTACAGTCCCACCACGAGCTCAAGCCCCTCGAGATCTGCCAATACCCATTCAGCGCCAAACAGAAGGAGGTCTGCATCAACCCTTACCACTATAAACGGGTGGAGAGCCCCGTCCTCCCTCCTGTCTTAGTACCACGACACTCGGAATTCCCACCTGGGCATTCTCACATGCCCTTCCAAAGAACTGCGGAACCCGCAATGCCCCACAATGTCTCTTATTCCGGATCGGGCTTTCCCCCTTCGGCCAGTTCTGAACTCCCGGACACGCCTCCACCAGCGTACTCCCCGCCCTCGGACGACATGGAACCACCGGGCGAAGTCGCGCCCGTGTCTTACCAGGAACCGGTATATTGGGCTTCAGTAGCCTACTACGAACTGAACTGCAGAGTTGGGGAGGTGTTTCATTGCAACTCCCACGCGGTCGTCGTCGACGGCTTCACGGATCCGTCCAACAACAGCGACAGATTCTGCCTAGGACAACTGAGCAACGTCAACAGAAACTCGACTATTGAAAACACCAGACGCCACATAGGAAAAGGCGTGCATTTGTACTACGTGGGCGGGGAAGTGTACGCCGAATGTCTGTCCGACGCCGCCATCTTCGTGCAGAGCCGCAACTGCAACCACCACCACGGTTTCCACGCCTCCACCGTGTGTAAGATACCGCCCGGCTGCTCCCTGAAGATCTTCAACAATCGCGAGTTCGCGCAGCTGCTGTCTCAGAGCGTAAATCACGGCTTCGAAGCGGTCTACGAGCTCACCAAGATGTGCACGATCCGAATGTCGTTCGTGAAGGGATGGGGAGCAGAGTACCACCGCCAGGACGTGACGTCGACCCCGTGCTGGATCGAGATCCATCTCCACGGCCCGCTACAGTGGCTGGACAAAGTCCTGACGCAGATGGGGTCACCCCACAACGCCATCTCCTCTGTGTCCTAG
- the LOC134791250 gene encoding stress-induced-phosphoprotein 1: MEQVNQLKEKGNEALSAGNYDVAIKCYTDAIALDPNNHVLYSNRSAAHAKAGKYDEALEDAEKTVSLNPTWGKGYSRKGSALAFLGRFDEAIAAYELGLKHEPGNQQLVSGLDEVRGQAGMLKEFMQRLENDPECREWMKDPEYMKLVMSIASNPFDTRNITKNKDKRFPKTLGHYLGINLKGSEWPMDVDPPAPEQKPTPPPETQEPPKPKYDDLPENRRLALQEKDLGNECYKKKDFDAAIQHYRKAIEHDSSDITFYTNMAAVYFEKKEYEKCIKECENAIEIGRENRADFKLIAKAFTRIGNAYKKMEQWKLAKTYYEKSMSEHRTPEIKTLLSEVEKRIVEEERKAYVDPVKAEQEKELGNDYFKKGDYSNAVKHYTEAIKRNPDDPKLYSNRAACYTKLAAFDLGLRDCDTCCKLDPKFIKGWIRKGKILQGMQQPSKALTAYQKALELDPSNAEALEGYRACSTQLNSNPEEVRKRAMGDPEVQAILRDPAMRCILEQMQQDPHALQDHLKNPEIAAKIQKLLESGLIAIH; encoded by the exons ATGGAACAG GTTAACCAGTTAAAGGAAAAAGGTAACGAGGCGTTGTCTGCCGGGAATTACGATGTCGCGATAAAGTGTTACACGGACGCTATCGCTTTAGACCCGAATAACCACGTTCTGTACAGCAACCGGTCAGCCGCTCACGCTAAGGCAGGAAAATATGATGAGGCTCTTGAGGACGCTGAAAAGACTGTGTCTCTTAACCCCACTTGGGGCAAAGGGTATTCCAGAAAGGGTTCAGCACTTGCTTTCCTAGGTAGATTCGATGAAGCAATCGCAGCTTACGAATTGGGACTGAAACACGAGCCTGGGAATCAGCAGTTGGTGTCAGGGCTGGACGAGGTGCGAGGACAGGCTGGCATGCTTAAGGAGTTCATGCAAAGGCTGGAGAATGATCCAGAATGCAGGGAGTGGATGAAGGATCCAGAATACATGAAATTAGTAATG TCCATTGCATCAAACCCCTTTGACACTCGCAACATAACTAAAAACAAAGATAAGCGCTTCCCAAAAACCCTTGGTCATTACCTCGGTATCAACCTCAAAGGTAGTGAATGGCCCATGGATGTAGACCCTCCAGCACCGGAGCAAAAGCCAACACCACCACCAGAGACGCAAGAACCGCCTAAACCCAAATATGATGATTTACCAGAAAACAGAAGACTGGCATTACAAGAAAAAGATCTTGGCAATGAATGTTATAAAAAGAAAGACTTTGATGCTGCCATTCAGCACTACAGAAAAGCTATTGAACATGATTCTTCAGATATaacattttacacaaatatgGCTGCAGTTTATTTTGAGAAAAAGGAATATGAAAAGTGCATCAAGGAGTGTGAGAACGCCATAGAGATTGGAAGGGAAAATAGAGCTGATTTtaagttaatagctaaagcctTTACCAGAATcg GTAATGCATATAAAAAAATGGAGCAATGGAAGTTAGCAAAAACCTACTATGAGAAGTCCATGTCTGAACACCGAACACCAGAGATCAAGACTCTTCTGAGCGAGGTTGAGAAGAGAATTGTGGAGGAGGAGCGGAAAGCCTATGTTGATCCTGTCAAGGCTGAACAAGAGAAAGAATTGGGCAATGACTACTTTAAGAAAG GTGACTACAGCAATGCAGTAAAGCACTACACGGAAGCCATAAAACGCAACCCAGATGATCCCAAACTGTACTCCAACCGTGCCGCCTGCTACACCAAGCTGGCGGCGTTCGACCTGGGCCTTCGGGACTGCGACACCTGCTGTAAACTGGACCCTAAGTTCATCAAGGGCTGGATTAGGAAGGGAAAAATCTTACAG GGCATGCAACAGCCGTCAAAGGCGCTAACCGCTTACCAAAAGGCTCTGGAGCTGGACCCCAGCAACGCGGAGGCGCTCGAAGGATACCGAGCATGCTCGACACAGCTCAACTCCAACCCTGAAGAG GTGCGTAAACGTGCGATGGGCGACCCCGAGGTGCAAGCGATCCTGCGCGACCCCGCGATGCGCTGCATCCTCGAGCAGATGCAGCAGGATCCTCATGCTCTACAAGACCATCTCAAGAACCCAGAAATCGCCGCTAAAATACAGAAGCTTCTCGAATCTGGCCTCATCGCTATACATTAA